In Scylla paramamosain isolate STU-SP2022 chromosome 1, ASM3559412v1, whole genome shotgun sequence, one DNA window encodes the following:
- the LOC135104439 gene encoding uncharacterized protein LOC135104439, with amino-acid sequence MAGAEEDAPPTLSGVSSRSLRPPLRSAARLQHATASAVRNKCSGGYVGSEGNIRAVRSGRGLPQPAGGSIAKAETTCCTSSLSAPRLSAAPAAVQPTAPLKPVLSGPHPAEHSTSVPLPHHPTAPPKATTPSPAPIVTILTTTSSPNSKLLPVSPNSIPPRVSAETHGSKVHCADKIMNASMLPSTEMPCIVSGISNHVLKEGGVGDEEEEEAEDMDGEEEDGEGDDKTGKRRATRYDSADSSDRYVRMWPR; translated from the coding sequence GTCGCGGTCATTACGGCCTCCTCTGCGGTCTGCTGCACGCCTCCAGCATGCCACCGCCTCTGCTGTGCGGAACAAGTGCAGTGGGGGTTATGTAGGTTCAGAGGGCAACATTAGAGCTGTGCGATCTGGGCGGGGGCTTCCTCAGCCTGCCGGGGGTTCAATAGCAAAAGCCGAAACAACATGCTGCACCAGTAGCCTATCCGCCCCTCGCCTTAGTGCAGCACCTGCAGCCGTGCAGCCAACAGCGCCACTCAAGCCTGTGCTCAGTGGGCCGCACCCGGCAGAACACTCCACGTCCGTGCCTCTCCCGCATCACCCCACCGCCCCTCCTAAggccaccacaccatcaccggCCCCCATTGTCACCATTCTCACCACGACATCCTCTCCCAATTCAAAGCTTCTTCCTGTGTCCCCTAACAGCATACCTCCAAGAGTTTCTGCTGAAACTCACGGTTCCAAGGTGCATTGTGCTGATAAAATTATGAATGCCAGTATGTTACCAAGTACCGAAATGCCTTGTATCGTGTCTGGTATTTCCAACCATGTGCTTAAGGAAGGAGGTGtaggagacgaggaagaggaagaagccgAGGAtatggatggggaggaggaagatggggaaggAGACGACAAGACTGGCAAGAGACGGGCCACGAGATACGACTCGGCCGACTCCTCTGACAG